The Streptococcus mitis genomic sequence AATCCTCTTCCTTAAAGGAAAAGGACTTCTTATACTCAATGAAAATCAAAGAGCAAACTAGGAAGCTAGCCGCAGGTTGCTCAAAGCACTGTTTTGAGGTTGTAGATGAAGCTGACTTGGTTTGAAGAGATTTTCGAAGAGTATTATTCTTATTGCCAGGCACCTGAGTTGCCAACGTAGTAACCATCAGGCGTGTAGGTATTGCGAAGCATCTTACCTGATGAAGACAGATAATACCACTTACCATTGTCTTTGACCCAATCATTCGCAATCATGGCACCAGAAGAACTTACATAATACCATTCTCCCTTGTCATAAACCCAAGTGCTTGCTTTCATGGCTCCTGAAGTTGATAAATAGTACCACTTGCCTTGATCGTAAAGCCAGTCACTCGCAATCATGGCTCCTGATGATTTAAAGGCATACCAGTTGCTACCTTGATAAAGCCAAGTTTGATTGAACATGACTCCTTTATCATTCATAAAGTACCAAGTTCCCTTGTCATAAACCCAATCCTTCTGCACTAGTTGACCTTGTTGTTGGTAGTACCAGTTTTGGTTTGATTTTAGCCAACTTTCTGCTTTTACAATCGGATAAAGTTCTTTGAAAGATCCTCCATCATCATATTTATGACTGATAGTTTTTAGTTTTTCAAGCTTCAATTCACCATTATCATAATCTGCCCAAGCAAAGACTTTTTGACCATTGACAGTCTCTGGTAAGGTAGCAGTGTAAGTCTTGGTTTGATAATCCCATTTAGCATCTAGGTAAGTGTATTGATTATTTGATTCTTCAATACGATAGTAACCTCTCTTTCCACTATCATTATGAATATCATCCACAACTTTCGTTGACCAGGTCTTTACTTCGTTTCCGCTCTTAGCCTCGACCTTGATATCTCCTCTATAGCCATATGGAACATAGAAATTCAGGTAACGCCCTTCTTCCCCGATCATAGACTTGTCCTTTTCTTGACCTAGGAAATTGACAGTCTGATCTTGACCATCGAGACTAACCGTCCACTCGATTTTCTCAGTTTTTGGCAAATCCAAGACCTTGATATCCACTTCATGACCATTGTTAAACCGAAGAATCTTGCCATCTTGATACTGTACTCCACACTTAACAACCCATTCTTCTTTAAGCTCAAATGCCTGCCCTGAATGTGGAAAAGCCAGTAAAGCTAGACCAGCTAGAGACAAACCAAATAATGTGATTTTTTTCATCGTAGATCCTCCTTAGGATTTTTTATGTTAATTATATCACTATGTTTTTAAATTGCAAATATTATCCTAAATATGCAAGCAAAAAAC encodes the following:
- a CDS encoding N-acetylmuramoyl-L-alanine amidase family protein, coding for MKKITLFGLSLAGLALLAFPHSGQAFELKEEWVVKCGVQYQDGKILRFNNGHEVDIKVLDLPKTEKIEWTVSLDGQDQTVNFLGQEKDKSMIGEEGRYLNFYVPYGYRGDIKVEAKSGNEVKTWSTKVVDDIHNDSGKRGYYRIEESNNQYTYLDAKWDYQTKTYTATLPETVNGQKVFAWADYDNGELKLEKLKTISHKYDDGGSFKELYPIVKAESWLKSNQNWYYQQQGQLVQKDWVYDKGTWYFMNDKGVMFNQTWLYQGSNWYAFKSSGAMIASDWLYDQGKWYYLSTSGAMKASTWVYDKGEWYYVSSSGAMIANDWVKDNGKWYYLSSSGKMLRNTYTPDGYYVGNSGAWQ